The segment TCGACGATTTGGTCGAGGACATCGCGACCTTGGAAGCGGCATTGCCGAGCAGGCGCTCCACCGCGCCGAGCTCGATCTCGTCGCCGAGCGGCGTCGAGGTACCGTGCGCGTTGATATAATCGAGATCGGACGCCGACAGCCCGGCGCGCTTCAACGCCGCCGACATGCTGCGGAAGCCGCCATCCCCATCCGGCGATGGCGAGGTAATGTGATAGGCATCACCCGAGAGGCCGTAGCCGATCACCTCGGCGTAAATCCTGGCGCCGCGGCGCTGGGCATGCTCGAGCTCCTCGAGGACCAGGACGCCGGCGCCCTCGCCCATCACAAAACCGTCGCGGTCCTTGTCATAGGGACGTGACGCCTTCTCCGGCGTCTCGTTGAAGCCGGTCGACAGCGCGCGCGCCGCGTTGAAGCCGGCAATGCCGATGCGGCTGATCGGCGATTCGGCGCCGCCGGCGACCATGACGTCGGCATCGCCGAGCGCAATCAGGCGGGCGGCGTCGCCGACCGCATGCGCGCCGGTCGAGCAGGCCGTGACCACCGAATGGTTCGGTCCTTTCAGCCCGTGCGCGATCGAGACATAGCCGGAGGCGAGATTGATCAGGCGGCCCGGAATAAAGAACGGCGACACCCGGCGCGGTCCACGCTCCTTGAGCAGGATCGCGGTCTCGGCAATGCCGCTGAGGCCGCCGATGCCCGATCCGATCATGGTCCCGGTGGCGCATTTGTCCTCTTCGGACTCTGGGTGCCAGTCGGCATCGTCGAGCGCCTGGCCCGCCGCCGCCATGCCGAAGATGATGAAGTCGTCGACCTTGCGCTGGTCCTTCGGCTCCATCCATTTGTCGGGATTGAACGTGTCGTTCGACCCGTCGCCGCGCACGACGGTGCAGGCGTATTTGGTCTGGAGATCGGAGACATCGAAGCTCTCGATCCTGCGCGCGCCGCTTTCGCCGTTGAGGATGCGTTTCCAGGTCGCATCGACGCCACAGGCGAGTGGCGACACCATGCCGAGACCCGTGACGACGACCCGCCTCATATCCGAAAAACTCCGCTTCGAAAGATTCACGGCCGATAACAAGAAACCGGCTGACCGCCGCAAAGCGGTCCGTCCGGTTTCAATGTTGTCCCCGCGAAAATGAAGAGCTTAGCTCTTCGCGTTCTTCTCGAGAAACTTCGTGGCGTCGCCGACGGTGAGAATCGTCTCCGCGGCGTCGTCCGGAATCTCGCAACCGAATTCTTCTTCGAACGCCATCACCAGCTCGACGGTGTCCAGACTGTCGGCGCCGAGGTCGTCGATGAAGCTCGCAGCGTCGACAACCTTCTCGGGCTCAACACCAAGGTGTTCGACCACGATCTTCTTAACCCGCTCGCCAATGTCACTCATTGCTTAACCTCGTGTTGTTCCCTGTAGACCCGACCCCCCGGGACGATACGAGCCGTCGTGGTCGTGTCACTTGCCTTCGCTTACGAACTTTGATTTGGCCCCATCCAAACCGACGCAGGGCCCGGCGAACGACGGCCAAGGCTCAGCATCGCCAATATACAGGGTTTCAAAAACCTGCAATGGCGTTCTTTGCCCATCCGCGGTCCGGTTATCATACTTCAACTGCCTTGACTACAAGCCTCATTTCGCTCTGGAAACGGCTGTTTGCCGCATCCCGCACTGCCGATATGGGCGTGCGGAAGGCGGCGTCAGATCATGGCCATGCCGCCATTGACATGGATGGTCTGGCCGGTGACGTAGGCCGCTTCGTTCGAACTCAGGTAGACGGCGGCCGCAGCAATGTCCTCGGGCGTTCCCAGACGGGCGGCTGGAACCTTGGTGAGAATCGTTTCGCGCTGCTTGTCGTTGAGCGCATCCGTCATCGGCGTCTTGATGAAGCCGGGCGCGATGCAGTTCGCAGTGACGCCACGCTTGGCATATTCGGCACCCAGTGTCTTGATCATGCCGATCAGGCCCGCCTTCGACGCCGTGTAATTGCCCTGCCCGGGATTGCCGGTGACGCCGACCACGGACGTAATGGCGATGATGCGGCCGAAGCGCTTGCGCATCATCAATTTGGTGGCGGCACGCGCCAGGCGGAAAGTTGCCGTCAGATTGACGTTGATGACCTCGTCCCAGTCTTCGTCGCGAAGCTGAACGAAGAGGTTGTCGCGGGTGATGCCGGCATTGGCGACGAGAATGTCGACCTGGCCCATCGCCGCTTCTGCGGCCGGCACCAGCGCCTCGACCTCGTCGGCCTTAGAGAGATTGCAGGGCAGCACGAGCGCGCGCTCGCCGAGC is part of the Bradyrhizobium commune genome and harbors:
- the fabF gene encoding beta-ketoacyl-ACP synthase II, yielding MRRVVVTGLGMVSPLACGVDATWKRILNGESGARRIESFDVSDLQTKYACTVVRGDGSNDTFNPDKWMEPKDQRKVDDFIIFGMAAAGQALDDADWHPESEEDKCATGTMIGSGIGGLSGIAETAILLKERGPRRVSPFFIPGRLINLASGYVSIAHGLKGPNHSVVTACSTGAHAVGDAARLIALGDADVMVAGGAESPISRIGIAGFNAARALSTGFNETPEKASRPYDKDRDGFVMGEGAGVLVLEELEHAQRRGARIYAEVIGYGLSGDAYHITSPSPDGDGGFRSMSAALKRAGLSASDLDYINAHGTSTPLGDEIELGAVERLLGNAASKVAMSSTKSSTGHLLGAAGAIEAIFAILAIRDNVVPPTINLDNPSVETAIDLVPHTAKKREINVALSNSFGFGGTNASVIVRRLVH
- the fabG gene encoding 3-oxoacyl-[acyl-carrier-protein] reductase produces the protein MFDLTGKKALVTGATGGIGGAIAQALHAQGATVAISGTRKEVLDELAGKLGERALVLPCNLSKADEVEALVPAAEAAMGQVDILVANAGITRDNLFVQLRDEDWDEVINVNLTATFRLARAATKLMMRKRFGRIIAITSVVGVTGNPGQGNYTASKAGLIGMIKTLGAEYAKRGVTANCIAPGFIKTPMTDALNDKQRETILTKVPAARLGTPEDIAAAAVYLSSNEAAYVTGQTIHVNGGMAMI
- a CDS encoding acyl carrier protein; protein product: MSDIGERVKKIVVEHLGVEPEKVVDAASFIDDLGADSLDTVELVMAFEEEFGCEIPDDAAETILTVGDATKFLEKNAKS